Proteins from a single region of Neodiprion virginianus isolate iyNeoVirg1 chromosome 4, iyNeoVirg1.1, whole genome shotgun sequence:
- the LOC124303713 gene encoding uncharacterized protein LOC124303713 encodes MKVVAVLLLIAATGSAIEWADLLVKWTRLGEDPSHANSFFQMPRTKFDAINDSWVEVTGLTSLNLTVYCYEEGDGRVCLEYDSYGNIAGIQAAVLCSDVENVQSIYNRSNLNQFQIKTIFDEEYWTSTIYFISPETIAAGGRSEMNGLTGTEGIWIRTTDGFIEIPRNVSEWDSAWTKEACVSEQGIHYVYALNRSMDCTNLYPWFLMEQGGELSGFGFQGFGKTTYKNRNWYETIIPRFIRDVAPTLPQCIIDWGEDYGFICMHVLLTSTPWTYVCP; translated from the exons ATGAAGGTTGTTGCGGTACTGTTACTTATCGCCG CTACGGGATCTGCTATCGAGTGGGCCGATCTTCTCG TGAAATGGACCCGCTTGGGGGAGGACCCTTCACACGCAAATAGCTTCTTCCAGATGCCTCGTACAAAATTTGATGCTATTAACGATAGTTGGGTCGAAGTAACAGGTTTGACTTCCCTGAATTTGACTGTGTATTGCTACGAAGAAGGCGACGGTCGCGTATGTCTTGAATACGATTCTTACGGGAACATTGCTGGTATACAG GCTGCCGTACTCTGCAGTGACGTCGAAAATGTACAAAGTATTTACAACCGGTCGAATTTAAACCAGTTTCAGATCAAAACGATATTTGACGAAGAATATTGGACCAGTACAATCTATTTCATATCCCCTG AGACTATCGCAGCTGGTGGTCGCAGCGAGATGAACGGTCTTACCGGGACTGAAGGAATCTGGATCAGGACAACCGATGGATTTATAGAAATTCCCAGAAATGTATCGGAATGGGATTCTGCATGGACGAAAGAAGCCTGTGTATCTGAGCAGG GTATACACTATGTGTACGCTTTGAACAGATCCATGGATTGTACAAACTTGTATCCTTGGTTTTTAATGGAACAAGGAGGCGAGTTAAGTGGTTTCGGATTCCAGGGATTCGGTAAGACGACTTACAAAAATCGTAACTGGTACGAGACAATTATACCGCGTTTTATCAGAGACGTAGCTCCAACACTTCCACAGTGCATCATCGATTGGGGTGAAGATTACGGTTTTATTTGTATGCATGTATTGTTGACTTCTACGCCATGGACATACGTTTGTCCATAG
- the LOC124303712 gene encoding uncharacterized protein LOC124303712 isoform X2 — protein sequence MKTFALLLLITAVASAIEWADLRVTSTYLGSDPLHKKSYFQMLRTKSDAINDSWVEVTGLTSLNLTVYCFEEGDGRVCLEYDSYGNIAGIQAAVLCSDVENVQSIYNRSNLNQCQIKTIFDEQYWTSTVYFISPETIAAGGRSEMNGLTGTEGIWIGTTDGFIEIPRNVSEWDSAWTKEACLSEMGTHYYYGMNRSMECTDFQPWFLMEQGGELSGFGLQGFGETTYKSREWYEYFAARFIRDTIPTTPQCVIDWSTDYGCICMHVFLTSEPWTYVC from the exons ATGAAGACTTTCGCTCTTCTGTTACTGATCACCG CTGTAGCATCTGCTATCGAATGGGCCGATCTTCGtg TGACATCGACATACTTGGGGTCGGACCCTTTACACAAAAAGAGCTACTTCCAGATGCTTCGTACAAAATCTGATGCCATTAACGATAGTTGGGTCGAAGTAACAGGTTTGACTTCCCTGAATTTGACTGTGTATTGCTTCGAAGAAGGCGACGGTCGCGTATGTCTTGAATACGATTCTTACGGGAACATTGCTGGTATACAG GCTGCCGTACTCTGCAGTGACGTCGAAAATGTACAAAGTATTTACAACCGGTCGAATTTAAACCAGTGTCAGATCAAAACGATATTTGATGAACAGTATTGGACCAGTACAGTCTATTTCATATCCCCGG AGACTATCGCAGCTGGTGGTCGCAGCGAAATGAACGGTCTTACCGGGACTGAAGGAATCTGGATCGGGACAACCGATGGATTTATAGAAATTCCCAGAAATGTATCGGAATGGGATTCTGCATGGACGAAAGAAGCCTGTCTTTCTGAGATGG GTACTCACTATTACTACGGTATGAACAGATCCATGGAATGTACGGACTTCCAGCCTTGGTTTTTAATGGAACAAGGTGGCGAGTTGAGCGGTTTTGGATTACAGGGATTCGGTGAAACGACTTACAAGAGTCGAGAATGGTACGAATATTTTGCAGCGCGTTTCATCAGAGACACGATACCGACAACTCCCCAGTGCGTCATCGATTGGTCTACCGATTACGGTTGCATCTGCATGCATGTATTCTTGACTTCAGAGCCATGGACATACGTTTGCTAA
- the LOC124303712 gene encoding uncharacterized protein LOC124303712 isoform X1 translates to MKTVAVLLLIAATGSAIKWADLRVTWSLSGEDPSHAKSFFQMPRTKSDAINDSWVEVTGLTSLNLTVYCYEEGDGRVCLEYDFYGNIAAIQGAVLCSDVENIQSTYNMSSLNQYQIKTIFDEEYWTSTIYFVSPETIAAGGRSEMNGLTGTEGIWIGTTDGFIEIPRNVSEWDSAWTKEACLSEMGTHYYYGMNRSMECTDFQPWFLMEQGGELSGFGLQGFGETTYKSREWYEYFAARFIRDTIPTTPQCVIDWSTDYGCICMHVFLTSEPWTYVC, encoded by the exons ATGAAGACTGTTGCGGTACTGTTGCTGATCGCCG CTACGGGATCTGCTATCAAGTGGGCCGATCTTCGTG TGACATGGAGCCTCTCGGGGGAGGACCCTTCACACGCAAAGAGCTTCTTCCAGATGCCTCGTACAAAATCTGATGCTATTAACGATAGTTGGGTCGAAGTAACAGGTCTGACTTCCCTGAATTTGACTGTGTATTGCTACGAAGAAGGCGACGGTCGCGTATGTCTTGAATACGATTTCTACGGGAACATTGCTGCTATACAG GGTGCCGTGCTCTGCAGCgacgttgaaaatattcaaagtaCTTACAACATGTCGAGTTTAAACCAGTATCAGATCAAAACGATATTTGACGAAGAATATTGGACCAGTACAATTTATTTCGTATCCCCTG AGACTATCGCAGCTGGTGGTCGCAGCGAAATGAACGGTCTTACCGGGACTGAAGGAATCTGGATCGGGACAACCGATGGATTTATAGAAATTCCCAGAAATGTATCGGAATGGGATTCTGCATGGACGAAAGAAGCCTGTCTTTCTGAGATGG GTACTCACTATTACTACGGTATGAACAGATCCATGGAATGTACGGACTTCCAGCCTTGGTTTTTAATGGAACAAGGTGGCGAGTTGAGCGGTTTTGGATTACAGGGATTCGGTGAAACGACTTACAAGAGTCGAGAATGGTACGAATATTTTGCAGCGCGTTTCATCAGAGACACGATACCGACAACTCCCCAGTGCGTCATCGATTGGTCTACCGATTACGGTTGCATCTGCATGCATGTATTCTTGACTTCAGAGCCATGGACATACGTTTGCTAA